The sequence CCTCCTGGCTTTGGCTTGTGCTGATCCTCGCTTTCTCCATCGCCTTACGGGCAGTGACGGAACTTACTCCTTTATGCAAGCTGATGTCACCTTTTGGTGTTTCTCTACTATCGGAATGTGTTTTTTTACCCCTTGACTTTTGATCCTCTTCAGATTTTGTCCGTTACGTCCATTGGACCTCCCAACTCCTCACAAATACATCGGTTAAGATTCTCAAGATTTTGCTCCATTATGTTCCGACTCTAGCAGGCGCCTGGTAACATGGGACACCGTTCGAGACGACGAGGACTCGCTTTATGCATCTTGCTAATGCTACTAGCGAAGTTCAGtacactttttttcaattgaaaaaatgcttCATCTCTCTCTCGCCAATGATCTAAACATTCCCCTTCTCGTATTTGCGCATAGCCACGCTGCTCTcaccaactaaaaaagatccaattTTCTTTGCTTCACacgttattctctttttttctgtGCCCTTCTATTCTCACTAAAAACATATCTCCTTCTTGTCCATAGCTGGGCTATACGCCGTGACCCCAACAGTCAAATGCATTTCTGGACTATCTACTGGCTTCTTCCTTTTGTTCATGTTTAGTTCAGTTTATTTTATTGAGGGCTATTATACTACttccaaaaataagttttaaaaaattactttattgcatagaaaaatatttaattgttgtcACAAAATCTTTTaatgattgattgaaaatatttacatcgTAGGAtagattgtttatattattatagttACAGCATATTTCGAGTATAGATGCATGTGAGCCATATTCTGTTCTACGAAATGGAATTTCGAACAAGTCAGGATCTGAATGACTTAACTCCCTCGAAGGAATATCGAAAGAATCTTCTTGTAGTGAGGAAGCACCATCTAAATAAGAATTTAACAGTTTGTACAACGAAATTTGTCCAACCAGAAACCTTCTATGTTCGAGCGAGTCTAGATGTAATAATTCAGATATGGTTTCTTAATAGGCTGTTTCCTTATGAATTCCTAATCTGAATGCAATTGACCTGAAGAATCTTTTTTGCACAGATTCTATTTTATCCGTATACAAGGCTTGATGAGGTTTCTAAAACGCTGATGCATATTCAAGTATTGGACGAACTATGGATATGAATAGGGTTTTTAATATGTTAATTTACCGAAAATCTCTTGCTACGAGTAAAATaattcctaacatttttaaagctttcaatacaatattttgtaTTGTACGGTGCAAGAGTTACACTTTTGTCTATGAAAACGCCTAAATCATTGATGATTTTCAATAGCTGAAGGAGAGACCCATATAGCATATATTGAATATCGATGTCATTAATCTTGCGCAAGAAAGCAATAACATAGCATTTACTATCGTTAAATGACATATCACTGACTTGAGACCAATTGCTCACTTCATCTAGAACTTTTTACAACATATTTTgcatctttaatttatttatttgcacagAATAATTCCAAGTCATCAGCGTAAGGTATAAATCTTACAAAAGTTATATCTTGTCCAAAATGATTCATGAAGATAGTGAAAAATATTGGCCCTAGATGCGAGCCTTGAGGAACACCTGATGTAGGACAAAAACTATCCCACTTAAAACTACCAATTTGTTCATATTTAATTCTCTCCTTCACGCGATCTAATGGTTTTGCGATAACAGTCTATATCGCATCTACCTGATGATTCTTATCCATAGTTTCTGTAACAAATTCTCTAAACACTGTGAGATTTGAAACTGTGGATCTATAAGGCGGGAAGGCATGCTGTTCGTCAATAAAAACATTGTTGAAAGAAGCTTTCAGACAATCTGCTACTAAACTATCTAATATTTTGTAAGGGACGTTCAGTATGGATAGGGGCCTGTAGTTCCTTACACATTGTTTTGGTCCTGATTTATATCTTGGTGTTATTGATGAGACATTCCAGCGTTTCAGATCAGTGCCGCATGTTAAACAGTGATTAAACACAATGCTTGAAGATTCCGAGAGTACACTTTTACACTCTTTGAAAAAACGTTGTGGTACATTATCCGGTTTCGACCCTTTGTGAGGATCTAGGTTAGATATTCTCTTGAAAACCTCCTGTGAaggtattaatattttgataGTTTGACGTCCTAGACAAAACTTATAGTATAATTCGAGAAGGAGTTATTTCTGTGTACCGAGTTAAAGTATTGAGCGAAGACATTTGCAATCTCTACACCGTTGATAGTTTCTATATCATTATAAACTATATTTCTTGGGACACTTGTGTCCTTCTGATTTTGATTAACGACCCTCCAGAATGCCCCTATATAATATTGTGCGTATCTTTCTATATCACTGGTATACTGAAGACAAAAACTGTAACCCAGGGTTTTGTACTTCAATCTTAAGGAActgaaacttttataattattt comes from Belonocnema kinseyi isolate 2016_QV_RU_SX_M_011 chromosome 5, B_treatae_v1, whole genome shotgun sequence and encodes:
- the LOC117173898 gene encoding uncharacterized protein LOC117173898 produces the protein MVSISAQGAREMCKTIDWASWSINCFGQREQQRFWQMGAMMDSEVFKRISNLDPHKGSKPDNVPQRFFKECKSVLSESSSIVFNHCLTCGTDLKRWNVSSITPRYKSGPKQCVRNYRPLSILNVPYKILDSLVADCLKASFNNVFIDEQHAFPPYRSTVSNLTVFREFVTETMDKNHQVDAI